One stretch of Methylococcus capsulatus DNA includes these proteins:
- a CDS encoding b(o/a)3-type cytochrome-c oxidase subunit 1 translates to MNDATVNRLTLFNFWVAFGAFGLACFFGMYQVLERSGLFAFLQSPAVYFASVSTHGVLMAFVLTTFFIMGFGYYTAAQSLRRPLWNPPLAWAGYGVCLFGVALAAVPLLLGKASVLYTFYPPIQANVFFYLGATLLVVGSWFWCVIMLVMFAQWKRDHPGETVPLPMFATAANALLWLWTSAGVALESVFQLLPWALGLTDTIDVGLARTLFAWTLHPIVYFWLIPAYIALYCYVPQAAGGKLFSDLLARAAFVLILVLGLPIGFHHLYMDPEQGAGWKFLHMVGTFAVAIPTLLTAFTVIASLEMAGRRRGGAGLFGWIGALPWKHPMVLAAILSLLMLVLGGFGGIVNASYAMNAMVHNTAWVPGHFHLIFAGTVVTMYLAVAYKLWPELCGRRLYSDDLALVQLWGWFIGMVIMTTPWHILGLLGQPRRISAVQYNSVLTLSWEPYELAMIAGGFILVGSACLFVYLLYKTQTAGGKVDAREDMEDAPPTGRRHG, encoded by the coding sequence ATGAACGATGCAACCGTGAACCGTCTCACGCTTTTCAACTTCTGGGTGGCCTTCGGGGCGTTCGGCCTGGCCTGTTTCTTTGGCATGTACCAGGTTCTGGAACGCAGCGGGCTGTTCGCCTTTTTACAGTCGCCCGCCGTCTACTTCGCCTCGGTCAGTACCCATGGCGTGCTGATGGCATTCGTGCTGACGACCTTTTTCATCATGGGCTTTGGCTATTACACGGCAGCGCAGAGTCTCCGGCGGCCGCTATGGAATCCGCCGCTGGCCTGGGCCGGCTACGGGGTCTGCCTGTTCGGAGTGGCGCTGGCGGCGGTTCCGCTGCTGCTGGGCAAGGCCTCGGTGCTGTATACCTTCTACCCGCCCATCCAGGCCAACGTCTTCTTCTATCTCGGGGCAACCCTGCTGGTCGTGGGGTCGTGGTTCTGGTGTGTGATCATGTTGGTGATGTTCGCCCAATGGAAAAGGGATCATCCCGGCGAAACTGTGCCGCTGCCGATGTTCGCCACCGCCGCCAATGCTCTGCTGTGGCTGTGGACCAGTGCCGGCGTGGCTCTGGAATCGGTGTTTCAGCTGTTGCCTTGGGCGCTCGGCCTGACCGACACCATCGACGTCGGCCTGGCCCGTACTCTGTTCGCCTGGACCCTGCACCCCATCGTGTATTTCTGGCTGATTCCGGCCTACATCGCGCTGTACTGCTACGTCCCGCAGGCCGCCGGCGGCAAGCTGTTCAGCGATCTGTTGGCGCGCGCGGCATTCGTGCTGATCCTGGTGCTGGGCCTGCCCATCGGCTTCCACCACCTGTACATGGATCCCGAACAGGGAGCAGGCTGGAAATTCCTGCACATGGTCGGCACTTTCGCGGTCGCCATTCCCACCCTGCTGACCGCCTTCACCGTCATCGCCTCGCTGGAGATGGCTGGACGCCGTCGGGGCGGTGCCGGGCTGTTCGGCTGGATCGGCGCTCTGCCGTGGAAGCACCCGATGGTGCTGGCGGCGATTCTTTCGCTGCTCATGCTGGTGCTCGGGGGCTTCGGCGGTATCGTCAACGCCAGCTATGCCATGAACGCCATGGTGCACAACACCGCCTGGGTGCCGGGCCATTTCCACCTGATCTTCGCCGGCACGGTGGTCACCATGTATCTTGCCGTCGCCTACAAGCTGTGGCCGGAGCTGTGCGGACGCAGACTGTATTCCGACGATCTGGCTCTGGTGCAGCTGTGGGGCTGGTTCATCGGCATGGTCATCATGACCACGCCCTGGCATATCCTGGGTCTCTTAGGGCAGCCGCGGCGGATTTCGGCAGTCCAGTACAACAGCGTACTGACTCTTTCCTGGGAGCCGTATGAACTGGCCATGATCGCCGGCGGGTTCATCCTGGTGGGTTCCGCCTGTCTGTTCGTCTATCTGCTGTACAAGACCCAGACTGCTGGTGGAAAGGTCGATGCCAGGGAGGATATGGAGGACGCCCCCCCCACGGGGCGCCGGCATGGCTGA